TGTGAGAGCAGCCATGACCAATGACCACAATTCGCCGGATGCGGCGGTAAAGCAGGATGAGTTGCGCCTGGAGAAGTTCTTGCCATATCGCCTTTCGGTGCTCTCGAACCGCGTGAGTAACGCCATCTCTCAAGCGTATGGTGCGCGCTTCCATCTCACCATTCCCGCCTGGCGGGTGATGGCCATTCTCGGGCGCTTTCCCGATCTTTCCGCCGCTGAGCTGGTGGAGCAGACAGCCATGGATAAAGTGGCCATTAGCCGCGCTGTTTCCTCTTTACTGAAGAATGATTACATCACTCGCAGTGAAGACCCTGCGGATCGCCGTCGTCAGGTGTTGAACCTGTCTGAGCTGGGGAGTGAGGTGTATGCGCGCATAGTGCCGCTCGCGCAGCAGTATGAAAATGATTTGATCGCCTCGCTCTCCTCTGAGGAGCGGGAGCAA
The DNA window shown above is from Microbulbifer variabilis and carries:
- a CDS encoding MarR family winged helix-turn-helix transcriptional regulator; amino-acid sequence: MTNDHNSPDAAVKQDELRLEKFLPYRLSVLSNRVSNAISQAYGARFHLTIPAWRVMAILGRFPDLSAAELVEQTAMDKVAISRAVSSLLKNDYITRSEDPADRRRQVLNLSELGSEVYARIVPLAQQYENDLIASLSSEEREQLDGIIEKLMVRAKEWSERGLIDQ